In the Ilumatobacteraceae bacterium genome, one interval contains:
- the lon gene encoding endopeptidase La, whose amino-acid sequence MTATSTLLTLPTISLSTVVLPGATVTLGLDDPARRHAVEVARTAGRLAITHDASADVGNPGGEIVVIASVPDIGSLPNGDPVAIVHIDGRARAVERLDVDGTAHLRVEPIDDPPPSATLEMTTRELRATLELIAELRRSRRLPDILGNIREPGALADAVATWADLASDDLARVLRAVDPSDRVDAILAWARRHLGELQIAETIRNDVSEGMDQHQREFLLRQQLTAIRKELGEGDDDTADEFRAKLADLDAPDVVRNAIAKELDRYERMSAQSPEHAWVRTWLDRIFEMPWGQVSSDELDLAAAQSQLDTDHYGLDDVKDRIVEFLATRKLRRDRDLDVAASSGRRGDGAIITLVGPPGVGKTSLGESIARAMGREFVRVALGGIRDESEIRGHRRTYVGSQPGRIVRALQEAGTMNPVILLDEIDKLTAGGWSGDPTAALLEVLDPAQNHTFRDHYLEVDLDLSQVVFIATANVADTIPGPLLDRMDIVRLDGYTEDEKVFIADRYLLPRQVERAGLTPDEVRLGDGVVSAIIAGYTREAGVRSLERELGRLVRKVTAKVATGTATPIDITADGLGDWLGRPKVVDDIPDRTNVPGVATGLAVTGAGGDVLFIETTAFPTGPDTEPGLTLTGQLGDVMKESAQIALNYVRSHAADLQLTDDALRQRFHVHVPAGAVPKDGPSAGITMTTALVSLLTGRPVKSTVGMTGEITLQGQVLPIGGVKQKVLAAHRMGLTEVVLPQRNGPDLDDVPERVRAEMTFHLADTYDDVIAAAFAA is encoded by the coding sequence ATGACTGCCACGTCGACCCTGCTCACCCTCCCCACGATCTCCCTGTCCACCGTCGTCCTCCCCGGCGCGACGGTCACCCTCGGCCTCGACGACCCCGCCCGTCGACACGCCGTCGAGGTCGCCCGCACCGCCGGACGGCTCGCGATCACGCACGACGCATCCGCCGACGTCGGCAACCCGGGCGGCGAGATCGTCGTCATCGCCTCGGTGCCCGACATCGGCAGCCTGCCCAACGGCGACCCGGTCGCGATCGTTCACATCGACGGCCGGGCCCGAGCCGTCGAGCGCCTCGACGTCGACGGCACCGCGCACCTGCGAGTCGAACCGATCGACGACCCGCCACCGTCGGCCACGCTCGAGATGACCACCCGCGAACTCCGCGCCACGCTCGAGCTGATCGCCGAACTGCGCCGCTCGCGTCGCCTGCCCGACATCCTCGGCAACATCCGCGAACCGGGGGCGCTGGCCGATGCGGTCGCCACGTGGGCCGACCTCGCGAGCGACGACCTCGCCAGGGTGCTCCGAGCGGTCGACCCGTCCGATCGGGTCGACGCGATCCTCGCCTGGGCCCGCCGGCACCTCGGTGAGCTCCAGATCGCCGAGACGATCCGCAACGACGTGAGCGAGGGCATGGACCAGCACCAGCGCGAGTTCCTGCTCCGCCAGCAGCTCACGGCGATCCGCAAGGAACTCGGCGAGGGCGACGACGACACGGCCGACGAGTTCCGCGCCAAACTCGCCGACCTCGACGCACCCGACGTCGTCCGCAACGCGATCGCCAAGGAGCTCGACCGCTACGAGCGCATGAGCGCGCAGTCGCCCGAGCACGCCTGGGTCCGGACGTGGCTCGATCGCATCTTCGAGATGCCGTGGGGGCAGGTCAGCAGCGACGAACTCGACCTCGCCGCGGCGCAGTCCCAACTCGACACCGATCACTACGGGCTCGACGACGTCAAGGACCGGATCGTCGAGTTCCTGGCGACCCGCAAGCTGCGTCGCGACCGCGATCTCGATGTGGCTGCGTCGTCGGGTCGCCGGGGTGACGGTGCGATCATCACGCTCGTCGGGCCTCCCGGCGTCGGCAAGACCAGCCTCGGCGAGTCGATCGCCAGGGCGATGGGCCGCGAGTTCGTCCGGGTCGCACTCGGCGGCATCCGCGACGAGTCCGAGATCCGTGGACACCGGCGCACGTACGTCGGGTCGCAACCGGGTCGGATCGTGCGGGCGCTCCAGGAGGCCGGCACGATGAACCCGGTCATCCTGCTCGACGAGATCGACAAGCTGACGGCCGGTGGTTGGTCGGGCGACCCGACCGCCGCCCTGCTCGAGGTGCTCGACCCCGCCCAGAACCACACGTTCCGCGACCACTACCTGGAGGTCGACCTCGACCTCTCCCAGGTGGTGTTCATCGCCACCGCCAACGTGGCCGACACCATCCCGGGGCCGCTGCTCGACCGTATGGACATCGTCCGGCTCGACGGCTACACCGAGGACGAGAAGGTCTTCATCGCCGACCGCTACCTGCTCCCCCGTCAGGTCGAACGTGCCGGGCTCACCCCCGACGAAGTTCGGCTCGGCGACGGCGTCGTGAGTGCGATCATCGCCGGTTACACCCGCGAAGCCGGCGTGCGATCACTCGAACGAGAGCTCGGCCGTCTGGTGCGCAAGGTCACGGCCAAGGTCGCGACCGGCACCGCGACACCGATCGACATCACCGCCGACGGGCTCGGCGACTGGCTCGGCCGCCCGAAGGTCGTCGACGACATCCCGGATCGGACCAACGTGCCGGGTGTGGCCACCGGCCTCGCGGTCACCGGCGCCGGAGGCGACGTGCTGTTCATCGAGACGACGGCGTTCCCCACCGGACCCGACACCGAACCGGGGCTCACCCTGACCGGCCAGCTCGGCGACGTGATGAAGGAATCCGCCCAGATCGCCCTCAACTACGTGCGATCGCACGCCGCCGACCTGCAGTTGACCGACGACGCCCTCCGCCAGCGGTTCCACGTGCACGTGCCTGCGGGTGCCGTGCCGAAGGACGGGCCGTCGGCGGGCATCACGATGACGACGGCGCTGGTGTCGCTGCTGACCGGCCGACCGGTCAAGTCGACCGTCGGGATGACCGGCGAGATCACCCTGCAGGGTCAGGTGTTGCCGATCGGCGGGGTCAAGCAGAAGGTGCTCGCCGCGCATCGGATGGGCCTCACCGAGGTCGTCCTCCCGCAGCGCAACGGACCCGACCTCGACGACGTGCCGGAGCGGGTCCGTGCCGAGATGACGTTCCACCTCGCCGACACCTACGACGACGTGATCGCCGCCGCCTTCGCCGCCTAA